In Leifsonia sp. ZF2019, a genomic segment contains:
- a CDS encoding carbohydrate ABC transporter permease, which translates to MTTALKTPHASPPRDGRPVAPLRRRSSRASAARRGRRIRIWSGVIVCGVFLLPLVWMLITSFKYQRDIFTVPPTVFFEPTLSQYVQAWTANGLGPKMLNTVVVALGAGIVSLVAGAMAGYALARLRIRGAATIGVLILASRGVPPIALAVPLFLVARTLGITDTHITLILAYCSFVIPYVMWLMRGFFLALPKELEESAMLDGCSRMGAFFRIIVPISAPGLVSTFIFSVILAWEELLFALVLTNRKATTVPVAIAGMAGDTEHGANWGALAAAGMLTVVPVVILAMLVQKWLIRGLADGATKG; encoded by the coding sequence GTGACCACCGCACTGAAGACACCGCACGCGTCGCCGCCCCGCGACGGCCGACCGGTCGCGCCCCTGCGCCGCCGCTCGTCTCGCGCGTCCGCCGCGCGACGCGGGCGCCGAATCCGCATCTGGTCGGGGGTGATCGTGTGCGGCGTGTTCCTGCTTCCACTCGTGTGGATGCTGATCACCTCGTTCAAATACCAGCGCGACATCTTCACGGTCCCGCCGACCGTCTTCTTCGAGCCCACTCTCAGCCAGTACGTGCAGGCGTGGACGGCGAACGGACTCGGGCCGAAGATGCTCAACACCGTCGTCGTCGCGCTCGGCGCCGGCATCGTATCGCTCGTGGCCGGCGCGATGGCGGGCTACGCCCTCGCCCGGCTGCGCATACGCGGAGCGGCGACGATCGGTGTTCTCATCCTCGCCTCGCGCGGCGTCCCGCCGATCGCCCTCGCCGTGCCGCTGTTCCTCGTCGCACGCACTCTGGGCATCACCGATACCCACATCACGCTCATCCTCGCGTACTGCTCCTTCGTCATCCCGTACGTCATGTGGTTGATGCGAGGGTTCTTCCTGGCGCTGCCGAAAGAGCTGGAGGAGTCGGCGATGCTCGACGGTTGCTCGCGGATGGGTGCGTTCTTCCGCATCATCGTCCCGATCTCGGCGCCCGGCCTCGTCTCGACGTTCATCTTCAGCGTCATCCTCGCCTGGGAGGAACTGCTCTTCGCCCTCGTCCTGACCAATCGCAAGGCCACCACCGTCCCCGTCGCGATCGCCGGTATGGCCGGTGACACCGAGCACGGTGCCAACTGGGGTGCACTCGCGGCGGCGGGGATGCTCACGGTGGTCCCCGTGGTGATCCTCGCGATGCTGGTGCAGAAATGGCTCATCCGCGGCCTCGCAGACGGGGCGACCAAGGGATGA
- a CDS encoding DUF2804 domain-containing protein, whose translation MRLPLRPVAPGGEPVAEREIVRPVDLCAPGGTLNPEAVGWTRHALHRTALPGWGRNKRFEYWAITTPTSIVTMNISNHDYRANVSVTFTDRDGYREIRQGGNSWLPRLGGLRDARNAEPMEARRRDVLVRLTPDGAGTVLHAESERIQADIRVLAAPDHESMGVVVPWGPRVFQYTKKDNALAAEGVVVADGVTHRIEPETATAVHDRGRGRWPYFTLWNWGAGVGTTAEGRALGLQLGGKWTDGTPSTENWVRLDGRLHKIGNHLDWRYDRADWTAPWTITGPDVDIVFRPQHHSRQIFDRWLIKSRSDTCFGHYEGRIRLPDGDTIVFSQVFGHVEEVERRW comes from the coding sequence GTGAGACTTCCCCTGCGCCCCGTCGCCCCCGGCGGCGAGCCTGTCGCCGAGCGTGAGATCGTCCGTCCGGTCGACCTGTGCGCTCCCGGCGGCACCCTCAATCCGGAGGCGGTCGGCTGGACCAGGCACGCTCTGCACCGCACCGCGCTGCCGGGATGGGGGCGCAACAAGCGGTTCGAGTACTGGGCGATCACGACGCCGACCTCGATCGTGACGATGAACATCTCCAACCACGACTACCGTGCCAACGTGTCGGTGACCTTCACCGACCGCGACGGCTATCGTGAGATCCGGCAGGGCGGCAACAGCTGGCTGCCCCGCCTCGGCGGACTGCGCGACGCGCGCAATGCGGAGCCGATGGAGGCCCGCCGTCGCGACGTGCTCGTCCGTCTCACCCCCGACGGAGCCGGCACGGTCCTCCACGCCGAGTCGGAGCGCATCCAGGCCGACATCCGCGTGCTTGCCGCGCCCGACCACGAGTCCATGGGGGTCGTCGTGCCGTGGGGGCCGCGGGTGTTCCAGTACACGAAGAAGGACAACGCGCTCGCGGCGGAGGGTGTCGTCGTGGCGGACGGTGTCACCCATCGGATCGAGCCGGAGACGGCGACCGCCGTGCACGACCGCGGACGCGGTCGCTGGCCCTACTTCACGCTCTGGAACTGGGGAGCCGGCGTCGGCACCACCGCCGAGGGCCGCGCTCTGGGACTCCAGCTCGGCGGAAAGTGGACCGATGGGACCCCGTCGACCGAGAACTGGGTGCGGCTCGACGGTCGACTGCACAAGATCGGCAACCACCTCGACTGGCGCTACGACCGCGCCGACTGGACCGCTCCCTGGACGATCACCGGTCCCGACGTCGACATCGTCTTCCGCCCCCAGCACCACTCCCGGCAGATCTTCGACCGGTGGCTGATCAAGAGCCGTAGTGACACCTGCTTCGGCCACTACGAGGGCCGTATCCGTCTCCCCGATGGCGACACGATCGTCTTCTCCCAGGTGTTCGGCCATGTCGAGGAGGTCGAGCGCCGCTGGTGA
- a CDS encoding dihydrofolate reductase family protein, with product MGAIAVHEFVSLDGVFQDPSWTFDYGFDPAMGDDLARITSASEAILLGRTTFEMFAPAWSTRTAAEDPGAPFFNDSTKAVVSGTLDDAGAEATWRNSRSLGAYDADRIREFKESTSGIYISGSGTLVRSLLADGLVDALHLFVYPVVLGTGARLFPEGTARAALELRHSEAYDNGVLHLLYTPA from the coding sequence ATGGGCGCCATCGCAGTGCACGAGTTCGTCTCGCTCGACGGGGTGTTCCAGGATCCGAGCTGGACGTTCGACTACGGCTTCGACCCGGCCATGGGCGACGATCTCGCGCGCATCACGAGCGCCTCGGAGGCCATCCTGCTCGGCCGCACCACGTTCGAGATGTTCGCGCCGGCGTGGTCGACACGCACCGCCGCCGAAGACCCGGGCGCTCCGTTCTTCAACGACTCGACGAAGGCCGTCGTCAGCGGCACTCTCGACGACGCCGGCGCGGAGGCCACCTGGCGCAACTCCCGCTCGCTCGGGGCGTACGACGCCGACCGCATCCGGGAGTTCAAGGAGTCGACCTCCGGCATCTACATCAGCGGCAGCGGCACGCTCGTGCGCTCCCTGCTCGCCGACGGGCTGGTCGACGCACTGCACCTCTTCGTGTATCCGGTCGTGCTCGGGACCGGCGCGCGGCTGTTCCCGGAGGGCACGGCGCGGGCCGCGCTCGAGCTGCGGCACTCCGAGGCCTACGACAACGGTGTGCTGCACCTCCTGTACACGCCGGCCTGA
- a CDS encoding ABC transporter ATP-binding protein has translation MTLLRMAFRFGRPYWRSALAVVLLQLVATLAALYLPTLNKDIIDKGIVNGDTDFIWSTGGMMLLVCFVQVIAAIAATYFGARASMSVGRDIRRSFYRTVDSLPSLDLARWGMPTLITRNTNDVQQVQMLVLLTLNFMVSTPIMCIAGIILAVNVDAGLSWLIWVSVAVLFVVVGVLVWLLLPLFREMQERIDGVNGVIREQIVGIRVIRAFVRERFESVRYDDANLALTRVSVRVGNIFVLMFPVIMLILNAATAAVLWFGGHRVDAGDIQIGALTAFLQYLLQILTAVMMGVFMAMMIPRAMVCAERIDEVLSATPSQQSSAGGAQLPADGRVEVEGVTFGYPGAEKPVLSDVSFTAEPGKVTAIVGSTGSGKSTLVSVIANLFTPQSGHVRIGGVSVDTLSRQQLAGQLGLVPQRPYLFSGTVATNLRFGRPDATDDELWEALRVAQAEDFVRAKEHGLDERISQGGTNVSGGQRQRLCIARALVAQPKVFLFDDSFSALDVATDARLRAALAESTGDATVIVVAQRVSTIREADTIVVLDDGTVVARGTHDELLETSDTYREIVESQLSLEVA, from the coding sequence GTGACACTTCTCCGAATGGCATTCCGCTTCGGCCGGCCCTACTGGCGCTCGGCGCTCGCGGTCGTGCTCCTCCAACTGGTGGCGACCCTCGCCGCCCTCTACCTGCCGACCCTCAACAAGGACATCATCGACAAGGGCATCGTCAACGGCGACACGGATTTCATCTGGTCGACCGGCGGGATGATGCTCCTGGTCTGCTTCGTGCAGGTCATCGCGGCGATCGCCGCGACCTACTTCGGCGCCCGCGCGTCGATGTCGGTCGGCCGCGACATCCGCCGCTCCTTCTACCGCACGGTGGACTCCCTCCCGTCGCTCGACCTCGCCCGCTGGGGCATGCCGACGCTGATCACCCGCAACACGAACGACGTGCAGCAGGTGCAGATGCTCGTGCTGCTGACGCTGAACTTCATGGTGTCGACGCCGATCATGTGCATCGCGGGCATCATCCTCGCGGTGAACGTGGACGCCGGTCTCTCGTGGCTCATCTGGGTCTCGGTGGCCGTGCTGTTCGTGGTCGTCGGCGTCCTGGTCTGGCTGCTCCTCCCGCTGTTCCGTGAGATGCAGGAGCGCATCGACGGCGTCAACGGCGTCATCCGGGAGCAGATCGTCGGCATCCGCGTCATCCGCGCGTTCGTCCGCGAGCGGTTCGAGAGCGTGCGCTACGACGACGCGAACCTCGCGCTGACCCGGGTCTCCGTGCGCGTCGGCAACATCTTCGTGCTGATGTTCCCGGTCATCATGCTGATCCTCAACGCCGCCACCGCCGCCGTCCTGTGGTTCGGCGGCCACCGCGTGGACGCGGGCGACATCCAGATCGGCGCGCTCACCGCGTTCCTGCAGTACCTGCTGCAGATCCTGACCGCGGTGATGATGGGCGTGTTCATGGCCATGATGATCCCGCGCGCGATGGTGTGCGCCGAGCGCATCGACGAGGTGCTCAGCGCGACGCCGTCGCAGCAGAGCAGCGCAGGAGGCGCCCAGCTCCCCGCCGACGGCCGCGTCGAGGTCGAGGGCGTGACCTTCGGCTATCCGGGAGCCGAGAAGCCGGTGCTCAGCGATGTGTCGTTCACGGCGGAGCCCGGGAAGGTGACCGCGATCGTCGGTTCCACCGGCTCCGGCAAGTCGACGCTCGTGTCGGTGATCGCCAACCTGTTCACGCCGCAGAGTGGTCACGTGCGGATCGGCGGTGTCTCCGTCGACACCCTCAGCCGGCAGCAGCTGGCCGGTCAGCTGGGGCTCGTCCCGCAGCGTCCCTACCTGTTCTCGGGCACGGTCGCGACGAACCTCCGCTTCGGGCGACCGGACGCGACGGACGACGAGCTGTGGGAGGCGCTGCGCGTCGCCCAGGCCGAGGACTTCGTCCGGGCGAAGGAGCACGGCCTCGACGAGCGGATCTCCCAAGGCGGCACGAACGTCTCCGGCGGTCAGCGTCAGCGCCTCTGCATCGCGCGGGCGCTCGTCGCCCAGCCGAAGGTGTTCCTCTTCGACGACTCGTTCTCAGCGCTCGACGTCGCGACCGACGCGCGGCTGCGCGCCGCGCTCGCGGAGTCCACGGGCGACGCGACCGTGATCGTCGTCGCGCAGCGGGTGTCGACCATCCGCGAGGCCGACACGATCGTCGTGCTCGACGATGGCACGGTCGTCGCACGCGGCACCCACGACGAACTGCTGGAGACGAGCGACACGTACCGCGAGATCGTCGAGTCCCAGCTGAGCCTGGAGGTGGCCTGA
- a CDS encoding IS481 family transposase, whose product MSKARVAVMKIVSKQLTVTAAAAEYGFSRRHLHRLLARYRDGGLDAVEPRSRAPHTSPQRTADEVRERILQLRAELIGNGLDAGPVTIAWHLEQENLQAPSTSTIRRTLHTAGLITPEPRKRPRSSYLRFQAAQPNETWQSDFTHWRLADGTDIEILNWLDDHSRYLLSCTAHRPVTGDDVVTSFLTATERHGIPASTLTDNGRVYTARFGGGRNAFEYLLPLLGVTQKNGSPSHPQTQGKIERFHQTLKRWLTARPAADTLTELQTQLDAFREHYNEHRPHRALNRQTPGQAFRATPKALPAQARTPGHYRIRYDLVGTGGKVSLRRAGRMHHLGIGYHHRGTRILALADDTTVTVIALNTGEILSTHTIDPTRSYWRNNEKTPGRWPRASSRET is encoded by the coding sequence ATGTCGAAGGCTCGGGTCGCCGTGATGAAGATCGTGTCCAAACAGCTCACCGTGACGGCGGCAGCTGCCGAGTACGGGTTCTCCCGCCGGCACCTGCATCGGCTGCTCGCACGCTACCGAGACGGCGGCCTGGACGCGGTCGAACCGCGCTCCCGAGCCCCGCACACCAGCCCGCAGCGAACCGCGGACGAAGTCCGGGAACGGATCCTGCAATTGCGAGCTGAGCTGATCGGGAACGGGTTGGATGCCGGCCCGGTCACCATCGCCTGGCACCTCGAACAGGAGAACCTGCAGGCTCCGTCGACCTCGACGATCCGCCGGACCCTCCACACCGCCGGGCTCATCACCCCGGAACCCCGGAAACGGCCCCGCTCCTCCTACCTCCGGTTTCAGGCCGCGCAACCGAACGAGACCTGGCAGTCCGACTTCACCCACTGGCGCCTGGCCGATGGCACCGATATCGAGATCCTGAACTGGCTGGACGACCACTCCCGCTACCTGCTCTCCTGCACCGCACACCGCCCGGTCACCGGCGACGACGTGGTCACCAGCTTCCTGACCGCGACCGAACGGCACGGCATCCCTGCCTCCACCCTGACCGATAACGGCAGGGTCTACACCGCCCGGTTCGGCGGCGGCCGCAACGCCTTCGAATACCTGCTCCCCCTGCTCGGCGTCACCCAGAAGAACGGCTCACCCAGCCACCCGCAAACTCAAGGCAAGATCGAACGCTTCCACCAAACCCTCAAACGCTGGCTCACCGCACGGCCCGCCGCCGACACCCTGACCGAGCTCCAGACTCAGCTCGACGCGTTCCGGGAGCACTACAACGAGCACCGCCCCCACCGCGCCCTGAACCGGCAGACACCCGGGCAAGCATTCCGCGCCACCCCGAAAGCGCTCCCCGCCCAGGCCCGCACCCCCGGCCACTACCGCATCCGCTACGACCTCGTCGGAACAGGCGGCAAAGTCAGCCTCCGCCGCGCCGGCCGAATGCACCACCTCGGCATCGGCTACCACCACCGCGGAACCCGCATCCTCGCCCTCGCCGACGACACCACCGTCACCGTCATCGCCCTGAACACCGGCGAAATCCTCTCCACCCACACCATCGACCCCACCCGCAGCTACTGGCGCAACAACGAGAAAACCCCCGGCCGATGGCCGAGGGCTTCTTCACGTGAGACCTAA
- a CDS encoding ABC transporter ATP-binding protein, with protein MTWVTVLVVVSVALVVIAPRILGNATDVIFQGSVGTIDAKGTLIPGTGIDFVELGRLLMIVLAMYIVASLLQWWQGYILNALVMRVVYGLRRDIEDKLNRIPLRYFDARQRGDLMSRVTNDVDNIQTALQQAFSQLIQSVLMVVGIGIMMFIVSWQLALIALIAIPLSGVIAGVIGSRSQKLFKQQWASTGNLNGHIEESYSGLDLVRSFGRDGVMLEEFDSRNQKLYRSMVGAQFVSGMIMPAMNFVSYLSYVLIAVVGALRVVSGQMTIGDATAFIQYSREFSQPIGQIAGMANMLQSGVASAERTFEFLDAEEQSPDHETRHLPARADGRVELEDVEFSYDPAVPLIRDLSLAVKPGQTVAIVGPTGAGKTTLVNLIMRFYELNGGAIRLDGIDTTELSRAELRGQVGMVLQDAWLFSGTIRENIRYGRLDATDEEVVEVAKATMVDRFVRQLPDGYDTVIEADGGNVSAGERQLLTIARAFIANPSLLILDEATSSVDTRTELLVQHAMAALRTDRTSFVIAHRLSTIRDAHTILVMENGSIVEQGDHATLLERRGAYYDLYMTQFQGAAAEADPEPEPQPAA; from the coding sequence ATGACCTGGGTCACGGTGCTCGTGGTCGTCTCGGTCGCCCTCGTGGTGATCGCGCCCCGCATCCTGGGCAACGCGACCGACGTCATCTTCCAGGGCTCCGTGGGCACCATCGACGCGAAGGGCACCCTGATCCCGGGCACCGGCATCGACTTCGTCGAGCTGGGCCGCCTGCTGATGATCGTCCTCGCCATGTACATCGTCGCCTCGCTGCTGCAGTGGTGGCAGGGCTACATCCTCAACGCCCTCGTGATGCGGGTGGTCTACGGGCTGCGCCGCGACATCGAGGACAAGCTCAACCGCATCCCGCTGCGCTACTTCGATGCCCGCCAGCGCGGCGACCTGATGTCGCGCGTGACGAACGACGTCGACAACATCCAGACCGCGCTGCAGCAGGCGTTCTCTCAACTGATCCAGTCCGTCCTGATGGTCGTCGGCATCGGGATCATGATGTTCATCGTGTCGTGGCAGCTCGCGCTGATCGCGCTCATCGCCATCCCGCTCTCGGGTGTGATCGCGGGTGTGATCGGCAGCCGCTCGCAGAAGCTCTTCAAACAGCAGTGGGCGTCGACGGGCAACCTGAACGGCCACATCGAGGAGTCGTACTCGGGTCTCGACCTCGTGCGCTCGTTCGGCCGCGACGGCGTGATGCTGGAGGAGTTCGACTCCCGCAACCAGAAGCTGTACCGCTCGATGGTCGGTGCGCAGTTCGTGTCGGGCATGATCATGCCGGCGATGAACTTCGTCTCCTACCTGTCGTACGTGCTGATCGCGGTCGTCGGGGCGCTGCGCGTGGTCTCCGGTCAGATGACCATCGGCGACGCGACGGCGTTCATCCAGTACTCGCGGGAGTTCTCGCAGCCGATCGGTCAGATCGCGGGCATGGCGAACATGCTGCAGTCCGGTGTCGCGTCGGCCGAGCGCACCTTCGAGTTCCTGGATGCGGAGGAGCAGTCACCCGACCACGAGACGCGGCATCTGCCCGCCCGTGCCGACGGCCGGGTGGAGCTCGAGGACGTCGAGTTCTCGTACGACCCCGCCGTGCCGCTCATTCGCGACCTCAGCCTCGCCGTGAAGCCGGGGCAGACCGTCGCGATCGTGGGGCCGACCGGTGCGGGCAAGACCACGCTGGTCAACCTCATCATGCGGTTCTACGAGCTGAACGGCGGCGCCATCCGCCTCGACGGCATCGACACGACCGAGCTGTCGCGCGCCGAACTGCGCGGCCAGGTCGGTATGGTGCTGCAGGACGCCTGGCTGTTCTCGGGCACCATCCGAGAGAACATCCGCTACGGCCGCCTCGACGCGACGGACGAGGAGGTCGTGGAGGTCGCCAAGGCCACCATGGTCGACCGGTTCGTGCGCCAGCTGCCCGACGGGTACGACACCGTCATCGAGGCCGACGGCGGCAACGTCTCGGCGGGCGAGCGGCAGCTGCTCACCATCGCGCGGGCGTTCATCGCGAACCCGTCGCTGCTCATCCTCGACGAGGCCACCTCGTCGGTGGACACGCGCACCGAGCTGCTCGTGCAGCACGCGATGGCGGCGCTGCGCACGGACCGCACCTCGTTCGTGATCGCGCACCGCCTGTCGACCATCCGGGATGCGCACACCATCCTGGTCATGGAGAACGGCAGCATCGTCGAGCAGGGCGACCACGCCACGCTCCTGGAGCGCCGCGGGGCCTACTACGACCTCTACATGACGCAGTTCCAGGGCGCC